The Priestia megaterium NBRC 15308 = ATCC 14581 region CTTTTAACGAAAGGCTCAACATTTCAATCGAAATATCGTGCATTTTCTTTACGTGTTCTAACGGCTTAATTAATTCTTCGTTTCCAATTCGTATAGCTGATTTTGCTACGTTAACCGCAAAATCTGCCATACGCTCAACATCCGAAGCAATTTTAATTGCCACAATGATACGTCTTAAATCGATAGCCACCGGCTGCTGCTTTGCGATCAGTAAGATAGCTAGGTCATTAATTTCTTCTTCTAAGTCATCCACGTATGAATCGCCGTCGATAATTTCTAGCGCCAGCTCAACGTTGCTTGTTTGCAACGCTTCAATTGATTTTGATAGCGCCTCATGCGTTAAGCGCCCTATTTCTAATAATTTTTCACGTAATATCTTTAAATCACCATGAAACTTTTCGCGTACAACCACTCATCCCATCTCCTTGTATGTCTTAACCAAAACGACCTGTAATATAATCTTCTGTGCGTTTATCAGATGGCATTGAGAAGATTTTATCTGTTTCTGCGTACTCTACCACTTCTCCATTTAAGAAAAATGCTGTTTTATCTGAAATACGTGCCGCTTGCTGCATATTATGGGTAACAATAATAATGCTGAAGTCTTTCTTTAATTCTTGTACTAACTCTTCTACTTTTAATGTTGAAATTGGATCGAGCGCAGAAGTAGGCTCATCCATTAAAATAACGTCAGGTTCAATTGCCAAGCATCGCGCAATACAGATACGCTGCTGTTGTCCACCTGACAACCCATTTGCATTTTGATTCAAACGATCTTTAACTTCGTCCCAAATAGCTGCTCCTCGTAAACTTTTTTCAACAATTTCATCTAGTTTTTTCTTGTTGCGAACACCATGAATTCTTGGACCGTACGCAATATTATCATAAATAGATTTCGGGAACGGATTTGGCTTTTGGAAAACCATTCCTACTTGCGTGCGCAGCTCTTCCACGTGGTACGATTTATCAAAAATATTTTTCCCTCTATACTCAATCTCACCTGATGTACGGACAATTGGAGTCATTTCTACCATACGATTTAACGTTTTAATATATGTTGATTTTCCGCAGCCTGATGGACCGATGATCGCGGTAACTTCGTTAGCATGAATGTCTAAATCAATATTTTTTAAGGCATGTGTGTTGCCATACCATAAATTTAAACCTTTTGTTTTATATACAATTTCTTTTGTTTGCGGAGTATTTACTTTTTCTTTGTTAGTCAATTCCATTGTTATTGCCATTGGATAATCCTCCTTCATCGTCTTTAACCGTTTTGAGCACATTAAAAGTCTCTCTATGTCTATTTAATATCTATTGTTTACTATCACTGTAAATAAATACGAGAAGCAGAAACGCTTCCCCTTATTTTGATCATTTCTATTAACCCTTACACTTACAGAATAATAGCCGACTATTAATTGTGTTTTAACTCAATGTAAAGCTTTTGTAAACAAAGGTCTATCTGCGTGTTTTTCAGGTAAAAAACTAGTTCTTACGACCCATAAATTCAATAAAAAACCATATATGTAAAGATTTCTAACAAAAAGAAGAGGTAGAGACATTACTAAATTAATTCAATCTAAAAATGGATGTATTGGATAAATAATCCAGTATGAATCACTTCCGATACCGCTGTTGATTTTCGTTCCACGGGCGGCCGGTGAGTCTCCTCGTCGCTTCGCTTTTCCTGCAGAAGTCTTCACCTTGCCCTCCAATCAACCGCTAAAAGCACCTACATACACGAAATCTACTTTCATCCTATAAATAAAAGATCCGAACAAAGTTGATTCTTAATCAACTTTGTTCGGATCTTACTTCAACTAATATGCTTTTGTCCCAGCCTCTTTAATTGGCGTCGTTTGCAATGACAGCCTGTTGGTTCTCTTCTTGATCTTTTACTTCTTGTTCACCTTTTTTCTTTAAATCAAAATACGTATCGAGCGCAGAACGAGCAAGCTCTTTTGTAATGGTATTTGGTGCACTTGGCACAAATACCGATGGTACCACCACAGCTACTGCAATTTCAGGATTATTTGCCGGAGCAAAGGCCACAAAGTTTGAATTATTAACTTTAATAGGGTCCCCTCCCCTAGGATTTTTCTCATAGGCTTGTGCCGTTCCTGATTTACCAGCAGGATTATAGTTCGCTGTATGGAAAGCTGCATATCCTGTACCGCCTTGTTCTTGCGTAACGCGCTTAAAACCACTTTGAACATCTTTAATGTATTGTTCTTTCATCGTAATACGATTTAACACATCAGGTTCAAATGAATGCTGCGTACCGCCAATTTCATCGGTTTTAATCGTTGGTTTTCGGATTTCTTTTACTAGCTGCGGCTTAATACGATACCCTCCATTAGCTATTGCAGAAGTATATTGAACAAGCTGCAGCGGCGTGTACGTATCATACTGACCAATTCCTAAATCAAGCGCCGTACCTGGAACATCGCTTCCACCTTGGACACCTGTTGATTCGTTATCAAGGTCTATGCCTGTTGATACGCCTAAGCCGAACTGACTGTAGTAAGAACGCAGTTCGCTGAATGTATCAGGTTTAATCGGTAAAGTCATGTTTTTATGATACTGTAACCCAGCCATAGCCATTACCGTTTTAAACATAAATACGTTGGATGAATATTTTAACGCAGATGAATACGTTAAGGGTCCTAACCCTTCGGCCTCAGCTGATTTTTTAACCGGTGTTCCTTTAATTTTTAACGGTTCATCAACGAACACTGTGTTTGGCTTAATAGCTCCTGAATCTAAGCCGGCTAAAACCGTTGCTCCTTTTACAACAGAGCCCATTGTATAAGATGTTGAAATATTTCCTAATGCAAAATCTTCTATTTTAGGCGCTCCAGTCTTCTTATCAATGGTGTATTTTTTACCTGCCATTGTTAAAATTTCTCCTGTGTGAGGATCCATCATAATAACAAAAGCACGGTCTAAAAATTGCGTTCCTTTCATTTGCTTTTTGGCTAAAAGCTGGTCCGTAATTTGCTTTTCTACCGCTTTTTGAAGCTCCATATCAATAGTTAAAACCAAATCACTGCCGCGTTCACCTTTAGACACTTGAATTGTATCAAGGAGATTTCCTTTTTTATCTGTTACATATTGGACTTTTTCTTTTTGACCGCTGAGCTGAGCTTCGTATTGCTTCTCTAAATAGCTCGTCCCAACTTGGTCATTTCGGCTATAGCCTCTTGACAAGTAATACTGTACTTTATCTTTAGGCAGTCCTTCGTTGGCAGATGATACATTTCCAAGCAAAGTACGAAGAGTACTGTTTTCTGGGTATGAGCGATCCCAATACGTTGTTGTATCAACACCTGGAAGTTCATCTAAGTGTTCACTTACAACGGCATACTCTTCATTTGTCACACCGCTCTTAACAATTTGCGGGGTGTTAGAGTAACCTGCCTCCATTTGGCGCTTAATAGCGAGAACTTCTAAATCACTCTTTAGACTTTCTAAATCTTTTTTAGAGATGCGGTCTAACTGACGTTGATACAGTTCGTCATCAGTCATTTCACCATCTTGAACTTTTTTGCGATCAGCTTGCGTAATTTTCTGTTCCGCTTCTTTAGGGTGAATCATAATCCAATAATCCTTCATATCGCGTTCTGTAATTTTTACCACATTTTTAGCATCTTTATTCTTTTTATTTTCCGGAATATCAATCACATTTGTGGTGTAAGGAACATCGATCATAGTGGCTAACTTTTTAGCGATGCGCAGCCTTTCTTCAGCTGTATTTCCTTGAAAACGAGTATATGTAATCGTATTTAAAGAGGTATTATCTACAATTACGCGGTTATAACGATCGTACATTTTCCCTCGAGGAACAGGCGTACTGACCGTAACGTCCTGTGTTTTTTCCACTTCTCGTTCGTAATTCTCACCGTATACAATTTGAACAAGTCCCAACCGCAAAATTAATACGGAAAATAGGGCAAATACGGTCAAGAAAAGTAAGTTCACACGAAAAGGCACGTGACTTTTTCTTCTTTTTTTCTTTTTCATACCAACACCTACACTTTATAAAACATATATACCATAACACCATAAAATCAGCCATTTAGCAAATAAATAGACACCTGGCAGGTGCCTATTTACACAACGTATTTATTCTAAAAGAAAAGCGAAGCATTTTCCATAGTACAAATGAAGGAGCTGACAACACTCTAAGCTGGAGACTCTCCGTCTCCTTCATTTAATACCGGAGGAGTAACAGTCGTTTCTTTTTTGTGCAGAGGCTGTGAGATATGTCTCACACAAAAATAAATGATCGTATGCCCTGCTCCAACAATAGCTAATAAAATGGGAATACTTTTTGCTTCATCAAAAAATAGTACAGCTATTAAAAATAAAGATATAGAAACGACGCGCCCGATATTCAGAAATACTTCTCTGACAACAATGTATTCAATTCTTTTTGAAACAACGTCTTTTGCTCGTCCAATCACATCGTACGTTAGAGAAATGAATGGAACCAATAAAATAGGATAGGCAATGGCAATACAAACAGCATATATAATTAACTTTGGATACGATAAGTTAAAGATAAGCAAAAAGACTGCTCCATAGAGAAGGAGGCCCCCTGTGAAGATAAACCGAAGGCGATTTTTTTGCTTAATAAACCTTGAGGCAACATAGTATCCCACAAATGCAACCGCTGAATTTACCAGTCCATATGTTCCTAAAGCTAATTCACTTCCCGTCGTAATAAATACCATGACGGATACAACAAAAATGAACGTACCTTCACGCAACCCTTGAAAGAAATGAGCCTGCAATATTCGATTCCAGTCTTTATTGACTTTTCGTTCAGCCCATACCTCTTTAAATTTGTATACTCCTTCCGCTGCGCGTCTTGTAATAAAAAAACTAAGCACAACGGCACCGATAAACAATAGCAGCGATACACCAAACACAATTTTATACCCAAGTGATTCATACAAAGCGGAAATAACAAAGCCCGCTCCTAAAGGACCAATCATCCCTGCAAAAGAGTTTAAGATCCCTAAAAATCCGTTAAAAAAGT contains the following coding sequences:
- the pstB gene encoding phosphate ABC transporter ATP-binding protein PstB; the encoded protein is MELTNKEKVNTPQTKEIVYKTKGLNLWYGNTHALKNIDLDIHANEVTAIIGPSGCGKSTYIKTLNRMVEMTPIVRTSGEIEYRGKNIFDKSYHVEELRTQVGMVFQKPNPFPKSIYDNIAYGPRIHGVRNKKKLDEIVEKSLRGAAIWDEVKDRLNQNANGLSGGQQQRICIARCLAIEPDVILMDEPTSALDPISTLKVEELVQELKKDFSIIIVTHNMQQAARISDKTAFFLNGEVVEYAETDKIFSMPSDKRTEDYITGRFG
- the phoU gene encoding phosphate signaling complex protein PhoU, which encodes MVVREKFHGDLKILREKLLEIGRLTHEALSKSIEALQTSNVELALEIIDGDSYVDDLEEEINDLAILLIAKQQPVAIDLRRIIVAIKIASDVERMADFAVNVAKSAIRIGNEELIKPLEHVKKMHDISIEMLSLSLKAYHEEDLVLAKKVAEMDDQVDELYGITIKELLSLAKEKQEAMNQITQLLFVARYLERMADHTTNVAESVFYLVKGKRYDLNE
- a CDS encoding MFS transporter, which translates into the protein MPLLKKVVGDVEVSKDLLLLLIIGGLYALAISISNSFVNIYLWKQSGEFSDLAIYNLAVVVLQPLTFILAGKWAKRIDRVVVLRLGVSFLAVFYIAVLVSGANAAEYLVLLGGLLGIGYGFYWLAFNVLTFEITEPDTRDFFNGFLGILNSFAGMIGPLGAGFVISALYESLGYKIVFGVSLLLFIGAVVLSFFITRRAAEGVYKFKEVWAERKVNKDWNRILQAHFFQGLREGTFIFVVSVMVFITTGSELALGTYGLVNSAVAFVGYYVASRFIKQKNRLRFIFTGGLLLYGAVFLLIFNLSYPKLIIYAVCIAIAYPILLVPFISLTYDVIGRAKDVVSKRIEYIVVREVFLNIGRVVSISLFLIAVLFFDEAKSIPILLAIVGAGHTIIYFCVRHISQPLHKKETTVTPPVLNEGDGESPA
- a CDS encoding peptidoglycan D,D-transpeptidase FtsI family protein, which encodes MKKKKRRKSHVPFRVNLLFLTVFALFSVLILRLGLVQIVYGENYEREVEKTQDVTVSTPVPRGKMYDRYNRVIVDNTSLNTITYTRFQGNTAEERLRIAKKLATMIDVPYTTNVIDIPENKKNKDAKNVVKITERDMKDYWIMIHPKEAEQKITQADRKKVQDGEMTDDELYQRQLDRISKKDLESLKSDLEVLAIKRQMEAGYSNTPQIVKSGVTNEEYAVVSEHLDELPGVDTTTYWDRSYPENSTLRTLLGNVSSANEGLPKDKVQYYLSRGYSRNDQVGTSYLEKQYEAQLSGQKEKVQYVTDKKGNLLDTIQVSKGERGSDLVLTIDMELQKAVEKQITDQLLAKKQMKGTQFLDRAFVIMMDPHTGEILTMAGKKYTIDKKTGAPKIEDFALGNISTSYTMGSVVKGATVLAGLDSGAIKPNTVFVDEPLKIKGTPVKKSAEAEGLGPLTYSSALKYSSNVFMFKTVMAMAGLQYHKNMTLPIKPDTFSELRSYYSQFGLGVSTGIDLDNESTGVQGGSDVPGTALDLGIGQYDTYTPLQLVQYTSAIANGGYRIKPQLVKEIRKPTIKTDEIGGTQHSFEPDVLNRITMKEQYIKDVQSGFKRVTQEQGGTGYAAFHTANYNPAGKSGTAQAYEKNPRGGDPIKVNNSNFVAFAPANNPEIAVAVVVPSVFVPSAPNTITKELARSALDTYFDLKKKGEQEVKDQEENQQAVIANDAN